In one window of Tumebacillus algifaecis DNA:
- a CDS encoding S41 family peptidase translates to MADNRDKVVQKTMYIRGRYLILALIAAIVISSGVTALLTSGDGTSALPESTTATPEFQKLMETYSTLQKSFYQEAKSDQLLNGAIEGMIKSLDDPYSTYMAPTEAAQFHENIESSFEGIGAEIRAEEGKIVVVSPIKGSPAEKAGVKPNDRIRSVDGKVLDGMTASEAVVHIRGKKGSKAELIIERPGVQGEINISLIRDTIPLETVYSEMLPEQMGKIQITKVSETTYTEFSKALEDLKAQGMKGLIIDVRQNPGGLLNMTVKMVDELLPEGKMILQVEYRNGERDTYKSNAKSFDLPIVVLIDEGTASAAEILASALKESGGVPLVGTKSFGKGTVQTTKQFEDGSDIKYTIAKWLTPDGNWIHKNGIEPDYKVELPAYASLPAIDPEKELKQEQFSNEVKAAQTMLDALGFHPGRVDGFFDNKTTEAVTAFQKANNIEATGTIQGKTTTKMMELLHEKLKKNDTQLEMAQRVLRKLIP, encoded by the coding sequence TTGGCAGACAACAGAGACAAGGTGGTGCAGAAGACGATGTACATACGAGGCCGCTATTTAATTCTGGCGCTGATCGCAGCGATCGTGATCAGCAGCGGAGTGACCGCACTCTTGACGAGTGGCGACGGGACAAGCGCTCTTCCCGAGAGCACGACCGCGACGCCCGAATTTCAAAAACTGATGGAGACGTACAGCACGCTCCAAAAATCGTTCTACCAAGAAGCGAAAAGCGATCAACTGCTGAACGGGGCGATCGAAGGGATGATCAAGTCGCTCGACGACCCGTATTCCACCTATATGGCGCCGACAGAAGCGGCCCAATTTCATGAAAACATCGAGTCCTCCTTCGAGGGCATCGGCGCGGAGATTCGCGCAGAAGAAGGCAAAATTGTTGTCGTCTCGCCGATCAAAGGCTCCCCGGCCGAAAAAGCGGGTGTCAAGCCGAACGACCGCATCCGCTCGGTAGACGGCAAAGTGCTGGATGGCATGACCGCATCGGAAGCGGTCGTGCACATCCGCGGGAAAAAAGGTTCCAAGGCCGAACTGATCATCGAACGCCCTGGCGTACAGGGGGAAATCAACATCTCGCTCATCCGCGACACGATTCCGCTGGAGACGGTCTACTCGGAGATGTTGCCAGAGCAAATGGGCAAAATTCAGATCACCAAGGTGTCTGAGACGACCTATACCGAATTTTCCAAAGCGCTGGAAGATCTGAAAGCGCAAGGCATGAAAGGTCTGATCATCGACGTGCGCCAAAATCCGGGCGGACTGCTCAACATGACGGTAAAAATGGTGGATGAACTGCTTCCGGAAGGGAAGATGATCCTGCAAGTTGAGTATCGCAACGGGGAGCGAGATACCTACAAGTCGAATGCGAAGTCCTTCGACCTGCCGATCGTCGTGCTGATCGACGAAGGCACCGCCTCGGCAGCCGAAATTTTGGCCAGCGCCTTGAAAGAATCGGGCGGTGTGCCGCTGGTTGGCACGAAATCGTTTGGCAAAGGCACCGTGCAGACGACCAAGCAGTTTGAGGACGGCTCAGACATCAAGTACACGATCGCCAAGTGGCTGACTCCGGATGGAAACTGGATTCATAAAAACGGCATCGAGCCGGACTACAAGGTAGAATTGCCAGCATACGCCAGTCTGCCTGCGATCGACCCGGAAAAAGAGCTGAAGCAAGAGCAGTTTTCCAATGAGGTCAAAGCGGCGCAGACGATGCTCGATGCACTCGGCTTCCACCCAGGCCGCGTGGACGGTTTCTTCGACAACAAGACGACCGAAGCGGTCACCGCGTTCCAAAAGGCGAACAACATCGAAGCGACAGGGACGATCCAAGGAAAGACAACGACCAAAATGATGGAACTTCTGCACGAAAAATTGAAGAAAAACGATACGCAGTTGGAGATGGCGCAACGTGTGCTTCGTAAATTGATTCCATAA
- a CDS encoding metal ABC transporter ATP-binding protein, whose translation MELAAMREVVFGYGPTPVLEGLNLTIRQSEFIGLTGPNGSAKTTTLKLLLGLLQPQRGSIVIDKQSGSGKPVVIGYVPQEIASFNVGFPSTVYELVRSGLFTRKRWFGFLPKEEVARVEQVLRQVGMWEHRKRKIGELSGGQKQRVCLARTLVLEPDLLVLDEPTTGMDVTARTMFYDLLHHQVKAHGRTVLMVTHDLEETLPRLSRLLVLDKWIRFDGTPEQFRERMDLSGRPQSLPLYCCYDDQQPILRQEQAEGVR comes from the coding sequence ATGGAACTGGCAGCAATGCGCGAGGTAGTCTTTGGGTATGGGCCCACGCCGGTGTTGGAAGGGTTGAACTTGACGATTCGTCAGTCAGAATTTATCGGGCTGACCGGGCCAAACGGCTCCGCAAAAACCACAACGTTAAAACTTTTGCTCGGGCTTTTGCAACCTCAGCGCGGCTCGATTGTGATCGACAAACAAAGCGGAAGTGGCAAACCGGTCGTCATCGGCTACGTCCCGCAGGAAATCGCTTCCTTTAATGTAGGGTTCCCCAGCACCGTCTATGAACTGGTGCGCTCAGGTCTGTTCACCCGCAAACGCTGGTTTGGCTTTCTGCCCAAGGAGGAGGTCGCCCGCGTCGAGCAGGTGTTGCGCCAAGTCGGGATGTGGGAACACCGCAAGCGCAAGATCGGCGAGCTGTCCGGCGGGCAAAAGCAGCGCGTCTGTCTTGCCCGCACGCTGGTGCTGGAGCCCGATCTGCTCGTGCTCGATGAGCCGACGACCGGGATGGACGTCACCGCCCGCACGATGTTTTACGACCTGCTTCACCATCAGGTCAAGGCGCATGGCCGCACCGTCCTGATGGTCACGCATGACTTGGAAGAGACCTTGCCGCGTCTGTCGCGTCTGCTCGTCCTCGACAAATGGATTCGCTTCGACGGCACGCCGGAACAGTTCCGTGAGCGCATGGACCTGAGCGGTCGTCCGCAGTCGCTTCCTTTATATTGCTGTTATGATGATCAGCAGCCGATCCTGCGCCAAGAGCAAGCGGAAGGAGTGAGATAA
- a CDS encoding metal ABC transporter permease, with translation MLQYGFLKNAFLAGGMIALIAPVIGVYIVLRRQSLVAETLSHVSLAGVALGVLLGYYPMLTGMAAALFGAILVDTLRRSFRSYSELSIAILMSGGLATALVLMSMNQGVSRSFTSYLFGSIIAVNSTDLLVMAGVLLLCALFFFFLWRPMYVLTFDEETAEVSGIPTRWLSLAFSLLTGLVVAVSMPIVGVLLVSSLMVLPAAIALRLSKGFTLAVVLAVVIGLFGVLSGLTLSFYQDIPPGGTIVLVLIGILISVLGIKRVVLFIQTRLGSKEDAGVIAGKTVEER, from the coding sequence ATGCTGCAATACGGCTTTTTAAAAAATGCCTTCCTGGCCGGTGGCATGATCGCACTGATCGCTCCGGTGATCGGTGTGTACATCGTGTTGCGCCGCCAATCGTTGGTGGCCGAAACGCTGTCTCACGTCTCGCTGGCCGGGGTCGCGCTCGGTGTGTTGCTCGGCTATTATCCGATGCTGACCGGAATGGCTGCGGCGCTGTTTGGTGCCATTTTGGTCGATACGTTGCGTCGCTCATTTCGATCTTACAGCGAGCTGTCGATCGCGATCTTGATGTCGGGGGGCCTCGCGACCGCACTCGTTTTGATGAGCATGAACCAAGGGGTGAGCCGCAGCTTCACCTCCTATCTGTTCGGGTCGATCATCGCGGTCAACTCGACCGACCTGCTGGTGATGGCAGGCGTGCTGCTCTTGTGCGCGCTCTTTTTCTTTTTCCTGTGGCGCCCGATGTACGTGCTGACCTTCGATGAAGAAACGGCCGAGGTCAGCGGAATCCCGACGCGCTGGCTGTCACTCGCCTTTTCACTGTTGACAGGTCTGGTCGTCGCCGTCTCGATGCCGATCGTCGGCGTCTTGCTCGTCTCGTCGCTGATGGTGCTTCCGGCGGCGATCGCGCTTCGGCTCAGCAAAGGGTTTACGCTGGCCGTCGTGCTCGCCGTCGTGATCGGGCTCTTCGGCGTCCTGTCAGGGCTCACGCTGTCGTTTTATCAAGACATCCCGCCAGGCGGCACGATCGTCCTCGTCCTGATCGGCATCCTCATCTCCGTGCTTGGGATCAAGCGGGTCGTGCTGTTTATCCAAACGCGCCTGGGCTCAAAAGAAGATGCAGGTGTGATCGCGGGTAAAACGGTCGAAGAGCGCTAG
- the ftsX gene encoding permease-like cell division protein FtsX translates to MKISTFGRHCREGLKNLTRNAWMTFASLSAVTVTLLLLGVFLLLAYNVQQFSYQLENQVEMSVSVVENTDRAQVVELERQLKNLPGVASIKFVPKEEGLASLKNKLADNGQLLDGLEQDNPLPDVFWVKASDPQQTASLATKVRTLNHVEKVDYGNETVDQLFNVTELVRNAGAVFVIGLCFTALFLINNTIKVTIFARRKEIEIMKLCGATNWFIRWPFLIEGLLIGVFGSILPILALGIGYDYLTKSVPGIMLFRFADFDPLMFTVAGILLAIGALIGMIGSVMSISRFLRI, encoded by the coding sequence ATGAAAATTAGCACGTTTGGCCGTCATTGCCGTGAAGGGTTGAAGAACTTGACCCGCAATGCGTGGATGACGTTCGCATCCCTGTCTGCTGTCACTGTTACTCTGCTGTTGCTCGGCGTGTTCCTCTTGCTCGCTTACAACGTGCAACAGTTTTCGTATCAGTTGGAAAACCAAGTCGAGATGAGCGTTTCGGTTGTGGAAAATACGGACCGGGCGCAAGTGGTCGAGTTGGAGCGCCAACTGAAAAATCTGCCCGGTGTGGCGTCAATAAAATTTGTTCCCAAAGAGGAGGGTTTAGCCTCCTTAAAAAATAAGCTTGCTGACAACGGTCAACTGCTCGATGGACTCGAACAGGACAACCCGTTGCCCGACGTCTTTTGGGTAAAAGCGTCGGACCCGCAGCAAACGGCCAGTCTCGCCACGAAAGTCCGCACGTTGAATCATGTCGAAAAGGTCGATTACGGCAATGAGACGGTCGATCAACTGTTCAATGTGACCGAGCTGGTGCGCAACGCCGGAGCCGTTTTTGTGATCGGTCTGTGTTTCACCGCTTTGTTTTTGATCAACAACACGATCAAGGTGACGATCTTCGCTCGCCGCAAAGAGATCGAGATCATGAAGCTCTGCGGGGCGACCAACTGGTTCATCCGCTGGCCCTTTTTGATCGAAGGTCTGTTGATCGGTGTGTTCGGGTCAATTCTGCCAATTCTGGCGCTGGGTATCGGCTATGACTATCTGACGAAAAGCGTGCCGGGTATCATGCTCTTTCGTTTTGCCGATTTTGATCCGCTCATGTTCACCGTCGCTGGCATTCTGCTTGCGATCGGGGCCCTGATCGGGATGATCGGCTCGGTGATGTCGATCAGTCGTTTCCTGCGCATCTAA
- a CDS encoding murein hydrolase activator EnvC family protein, with protein sequence MQFKSHKRLTWGITSALALALIVPQVAVADLNDLQEQQQNEQNRLDDARAKEKAAKEKKDQFQKQINVNASEIEKLSSQINEKEGEIARLQTELYKKGQQIERTQGELEEAEKRVAERDKLLKERLRLMYEKGEVQYLEVLLGATSFSDFLERFNALQMIFAQDTVILRKNKEDRDLIAEMKKKLEDEKNTLVNMQATQLEQKTQLDSLKSKKEEIAKQLEANKEEQERIESEQRNIQEASINAIYSIQQQISEERRKQSTQNPQNPNTGGNGPALSGPFSWPVPSGGVITSNWGNRIDPFTGQRAGHNGMDIAANTGTDISAAQGGIVITAGWVTGFGNCIIIDHGGDLWTLYGHLMNGGVLVSVGQQVGQGQIIGKMGSTGRSTGPHLHFGVYQNGKDIDPYTYL encoded by the coding sequence ATGCAATTCAAGTCTCACAAACGCCTTACGTGGGGGATCACCTCTGCGCTTGCGCTTGCCCTGATCGTGCCGCAAGTCGCAGTGGCCGACCTCAATGATCTGCAAGAACAGCAACAAAATGAGCAGAACAGACTCGACGACGCCCGTGCGAAAGAGAAGGCGGCAAAAGAGAAGAAAGACCAGTTTCAAAAGCAGATCAATGTCAACGCCTCGGAGATTGAAAAGCTCTCCTCACAAATCAATGAAAAAGAAGGCGAGATCGCTCGTCTGCAGACCGAGCTCTACAAAAAAGGTCAGCAGATCGAGCGCACGCAAGGCGAGCTTGAAGAGGCCGAAAAGCGCGTAGCTGAGCGGGATAAGTTGCTCAAAGAGCGCTTGCGGCTGATGTATGAAAAAGGGGAAGTGCAATACCTTGAGGTGCTGCTTGGTGCCACTTCCTTCTCCGACTTCCTGGAGCGATTTAATGCATTGCAGATGATCTTTGCACAAGACACGGTCATCCTGCGCAAGAACAAAGAGGACCGCGATCTGATCGCAGAAATGAAAAAGAAATTGGAAGATGAGAAAAACACGCTCGTCAACATGCAAGCCACCCAACTTGAGCAAAAAACGCAGCTCGATAGCCTGAAATCGAAAAAAGAGGAGATCGCCAAACAGCTCGAAGCGAACAAAGAAGAGCAGGAGCGAATCGAATCGGAACAGCGTAACATTCAGGAAGCGTCGATCAATGCGATCTATAGTATCCAACAGCAGATCAGCGAAGAACGTCGCAAGCAAAGCACTCAGAACCCGCAAAATCCGAACACAGGCGGCAACGGACCTGCGCTCAGCGGTCCGTTCTCCTGGCCTGTGCCAAGCGGCGGTGTGATCACCTCCAACTGGGGCAATCGAATCGACCCGTTCACCGGGCAGCGCGCTGGTCATAACGGCATGGACATCGCGGCCAACACGGGCACCGATATTTCGGCTGCACAAGGTGGTATCGTGATCACGGCCGGTTGGGTAACTGGCTTTGGCAACTGCATCATCATCGACCACGGCGGTGATCTTTGGACGTTGTACGGACACTTGATGAACGGCGGCGTGCTGGTCTCGGTCGGTCAACAGGTCGGACAAGGTCAGATTATCGGCAAGATGGGCTCCACGGGACGCTCGACCGGACCGCATTTGCATTTTGGTGTCTATCAAAACGGTAAGGATATCGATCCGTATACGTATCTCTAA
- a CDS encoding PDZ domain-containing protein, whose amino-acid sequence MTELSIFITVFSGLAKVVAHPLFYVALLLVLMQYVRQNGMERRMFGVRCTSVTDQFLRSLLFGIGGGVLATLLLSVVGVVLSPVDLIYVWVVALVLALLNVRYVCFAYAGGLLSVVSLILQALPVFSGGPAWLYNIYQDLLGLQIPALMALVAVLHLVEALLVRFHGAQAPLPVFVEGKRGRLIGGFILQKFWVIPMGAFVVTGTGTGVAVPDWWPLMSLGALGAGLMVVPVPAILGFSGAALTKTPQKTARRTSNYLLGYSVILLGLSIGGSYFTPLLWLTALFCTIAHELLILWEVREEQSGQPLYVRPLQGLKILSVLPKSPAEEIGLMSGETIVKVNGMKVSSPYELHFAINQNPAYAKLELLTPEGEPRFAATPIYMGDHHQLGIILVPDDQARQYVRLGSISPWRWLWGRLVGGGKQAPSSYH is encoded by the coding sequence ATGACTGAGCTATCCATTTTCATCACCGTTTTCTCAGGCCTGGCCAAAGTCGTGGCACATCCTCTTTTTTATGTAGCACTACTGCTCGTCTTGATGCAGTATGTGCGTCAAAACGGTATGGAGCGCCGGATGTTCGGCGTGCGCTGCACCTCGGTCACCGACCAGTTTCTGCGCTCGCTGCTGTTTGGCATTGGCGGCGGTGTGTTGGCAACGCTGTTGCTCAGCGTGGTCGGCGTGGTGCTGTCTCCGGTCGATCTGATCTACGTCTGGGTGGTCGCACTTGTGTTGGCGCTTCTCAATGTGCGTTATGTCTGTTTTGCCTATGCCGGGGGGCTCCTTTCGGTGGTCAGCCTGATCTTGCAGGCTTTGCCTGTGTTTTCTGGCGGTCCTGCGTGGCTTTACAACATCTATCAGGATCTGCTGGGCCTACAGATTCCTGCACTGATGGCGCTGGTTGCCGTATTGCACCTCGTCGAGGCGTTGCTTGTTCGCTTTCATGGCGCGCAGGCGCCGCTTCCAGTATTTGTCGAAGGCAAGCGGGGGCGGTTGATCGGCGGATTTATCCTGCAAAAGTTTTGGGTCATTCCGATGGGCGCATTTGTGGTGACAGGAACAGGGACCGGTGTCGCGGTACCTGACTGGTGGCCGCTGATGTCGCTTGGTGCGCTCGGAGCTGGGCTGATGGTTGTGCCCGTGCCTGCGATCCTTGGTTTCTCTGGGGCTGCGCTGACCAAAACGCCGCAAAAGACAGCGCGGCGGACGTCCAACTATCTGCTCGGTTACAGTGTGATCTTGCTCGGGCTGTCGATCGGCGGTTCCTATTTTACACCGCTGCTTTGGCTGACCGCTTTGTTCTGCACGATCGCTCACGAACTGTTAATCCTCTGGGAAGTGCGTGAGGAGCAGAGTGGGCAACCGCTGTATGTACGTCCGCTGCAAGGGTTGAAAATTCTCTCCGTGTTGCCGAAATCACCAGCCGAAGAGATTGGATTGATGTCCGGGGAGACGATCGTCAAAGTCAACGGCATGAAAGTCAGCTCGCCGTATGAGCTGCATTTTGCAATTAATCAGAATCCGGCGTATGCCAAACTGGAACTGCTCACTCCTGAAGGTGAGCCGAGGTTTGCCGCAACGCCGATCTATATGGGGGATCATCATCAACTAGGCATTATCCTCGTGCCGGACGATCAAGCCCGCCAGTATGTGCGGTTGGGTTCGATCTCTCCGTGGCGATGGTTGTGGGGGCGCCTGGTTGGGGGCGGAAAGCAAGCACCATCTTCATACCACTAA
- a CDS encoding metal ABC transporter solute-binding protein, Zn/Mn family, producing MKRMVQKMMAIGLGLSLVLAVGCSESDGPKVGKTVKEGEKVVVYSTLQAQASFAKEIGGDKVDVQTYMPPGQNFWQWAPTLKEMRDLEQAHVMILNGNGVEDRWWDQMYATVKIKNDDLLVIDASQGLDKLNLLRYYNPDASEDDKVKKRFDPWHYLDPQNAKVEVDTIATALSKKAPAYAEEFQKNAEEFKHKLDQLDQEYADTLSKVKRKEIVSPYPAFQYLTKRYGLNYYVPTSIAINEFPQDKFDEMDAVKVDFAKHDAANIFFEGEAAPRVQEFLGQMGYQAKTLNTYEGKMEPDKLKGYLQVMEENLAVLKEALNQ from the coding sequence ATGAAACGAATGGTGCAGAAAATGATGGCGATCGGACTTGGGCTAAGCCTTGTGTTGGCGGTGGGCTGCTCGGAGTCGGACGGTCCGAAAGTCGGCAAAACGGTCAAAGAAGGCGAGAAGGTGGTCGTGTACTCGACACTCCAAGCCCAAGCGAGTTTTGCCAAGGAGATCGGCGGCGACAAGGTGGACGTGCAAACGTACATGCCGCCCGGACAGAACTTCTGGCAATGGGCCCCGACGCTGAAGGAGATGCGCGACTTGGAGCAAGCGCATGTCATGATCTTGAACGGCAACGGTGTGGAAGATCGCTGGTGGGATCAAATGTATGCGACCGTGAAGATCAAAAATGATGATCTGCTCGTCATCGACGCGTCGCAAGGTCTGGACAAGCTCAACTTGCTGCGTTACTACAACCCGGACGCCAGCGAAGATGACAAAGTGAAGAAACGTTTTGACCCGTGGCACTACCTCGACCCGCAAAATGCCAAAGTCGAGGTCGATACGATCGCCACGGCCCTTTCGAAAAAAGCACCCGCTTATGCTGAGGAATTTCAGAAAAACGCCGAGGAGTTCAAACACAAACTCGATCAACTCGATCAAGAATATGCGGACACGCTCTCCAAAGTGAAGCGCAAGGAAATCGTCTCGCCCTACCCGGCGTTTCAATATCTCACCAAACGCTATGGTCTGAACTACTACGTTCCGACGTCGATTGCCATCAACGAATTCCCGCAGGACAAATTTGATGAAATGGATGCGGTCAAAGTCGATTTTGCAAAACATGACGCTGCGAACATCTTCTTTGAAGGGGAAGCCGCACCGCGCGTGCAGGAGTTCCTCGGCCAGATGGGCTACCAAGCGAAGACACTAAACACGTACGAGGGCAAAATGGAGCCGGATAAGCTGAAAGGATATCTGCAGGTGATGGAGGAAAATCTCGCCGTACTCAAGGAAGCGCTCAATCAGTAA
- a CDS encoding metal ABC transporter substrate-binding protein, which produces MNKWWKLTASSLVAASLILTGCAEKPNSGPGNSSTSDKIKVVTSFYPMYEFTKKVAGDLADVTVLVPAGTEPHDWEPTAKDVARISEADIFVYNGAGFESWVDSVLGTVGNKNLKVVEASHGADLMEGVEEEGHEGHKDGDHAHDHDHGNFDPHIWLDPVLAQHEVQEISAMLQKADPAHQAEYQKNTEAYLKELKALDQSFQDGLKQVKSKEFVTSHTAFAYLAHRYGLKQVPIAGISPEQEPSASEMKDIVAFAKSHNVNTIFFETLVSPKVAEAVAKEVGAVTAVLNPLEGLTEEEKKSGLDYIGVMKQNLEALTKALTK; this is translated from the coding sequence ATGAACAAATGGTGGAAACTAACGGCAAGCAGTCTTGTCGCCGCTTCACTGATCCTGACAGGATGTGCTGAAAAGCCGAATTCCGGCCCTGGAAACTCGTCCACTTCCGATAAAATAAAGGTCGTCACCAGCTTTTACCCAATGTACGAGTTTACCAAAAAAGTAGCAGGCGACCTTGCGGACGTCACTGTGCTCGTTCCGGCCGGTACGGAGCCGCACGACTGGGAACCGACTGCAAAAGATGTGGCGCGCATTTCCGAAGCGGACATTTTCGTATATAATGGTGCAGGGTTTGAATCTTGGGTCGATAGTGTGCTGGGAACGGTAGGCAACAAGAATCTGAAAGTGGTCGAAGCTTCGCACGGCGCCGATCTGATGGAAGGCGTCGAAGAAGAAGGACACGAAGGGCACAAGGATGGCGATCATGCGCATGATCACGATCATGGCAATTTCGATCCGCACATCTGGCTCGACCCGGTACTAGCTCAGCATGAAGTGCAGGAAATCTCCGCGATGCTGCAAAAGGCTGACCCCGCACATCAAGCGGAATACCAAAAGAACACGGAAGCCTATCTCAAGGAATTGAAAGCGCTCGATCAGTCGTTCCAAGATGGCTTGAAACAGGTGAAATCGAAAGAGTTTGTCACGTCGCACACCGCATTTGCCTATCTCGCACACCGCTATGGATTGAAACAGGTGCCGATCGCAGGCATCTCACCGGAACAGGAGCCGTCCGCGTCGGAGATGAAAGACATTGTCGCCTTCGCCAAATCGCACAACGTGAATACGATCTTCTTTGAAACGCTCGTCTCGCCAAAAGTGGCCGAAGCGGTCGCCAAAGAGGTCGGAGCGGTCACGGCGGTGCTCAATCCGTTAGAAGGTCTGACCGAAGAGGAGAAGAAAAGCGGACTTGATTACATTGGCGTGATGAAACAGAATCTTGAGGCGTTGACAAAAGCGCTGACCAAATAA
- the ftsE gene encoding cell division ATP-binding protein FtsE translates to MIEMHDVWKQYPNGSVALQGVSVRIDKGEFVYVVGPSGAGKSTFIKLMYREERPTNGSIYVNGFNIERLKERKIPLMRRQIGVVFQDFKLLPNLTIFENVAFALEVIEAPKRKIKTRVPEVLELVGLSDKADALPSQLSGGQQQRVSIARALINSPAVIIADEPTGNLDPETSWEIMDLFEEINRRGTTIVMATHNKEIVNTMKRRVIAIEEGQIVRDEKRGVYGYEN, encoded by the coding sequence ATGATCGAGATGCACGACGTTTGGAAGCAATACCCGAACGGATCTGTTGCTTTGCAAGGTGTAAGCGTTCGGATTGATAAGGGTGAGTTTGTCTACGTGGTCGGCCCTAGCGGCGCCGGTAAATCCACGTTTATTAAATTGATGTATCGCGAAGAACGTCCGACCAACGGTTCGATCTACGTCAACGGCTTCAACATCGAGCGGCTCAAAGAGCGCAAGATTCCTTTGATGCGCCGTCAGATCGGCGTCGTCTTTCAGGATTTCAAACTCTTGCCCAATCTGACCATTTTCGAAAATGTAGCGTTCGCGCTAGAGGTGATCGAAGCGCCGAAGCGCAAGATTAAAACTCGCGTGCCCGAAGTGCTGGAACTGGTCGGGCTCAGCGATAAAGCGGATGCACTCCCGAGCCAGTTGTCAGGCGGTCAGCAGCAGCGCGTATCGATTGCGCGCGCGCTGATCAATTCCCCGGCTGTCATCATCGCGGACGAGCCGACGGGGAACCTCGACCCGGAAACGTCTTGGGAGATCATGGACCTGTTTGAAGAGATCAACCGACGCGGCACGACGATCGTGATGGCGACCCACAACAAAGAGATTGTCAACACCATGAAACGACGAGTCATCGCCATCGAAGAAGGTCAGATCGTCCGTGACGAGAAACGGGGGGTCTACGGCTATGAAAATTAG